The following coding sequences are from one Rutidosis leptorrhynchoides isolate AG116_Rl617_1_P2 chromosome 11, CSIRO_AGI_Rlap_v1, whole genome shotgun sequence window:
- the LOC139875016 gene encoding uncharacterized protein codes for MHTDGACGPEGARAGIVLKIPEGEEYTFALLFSFPVTNNEAEYEALLSRMRVAKYLEVKELSVYVDSQLVANQFNEIFEAHDESMQKYLKLMQELAVDFDLFQITQVSRTLNKKADALIKLAALTFSHFKKEIWVEEVKVKSIETDGVSAAVEKEEQSWMTPIVEFLNKGTLPIDSIEARKIKMKAPMYLLDKGILYRKSFLGPHLRCLNLTQAESIIREVHEGMCALHSGHKTVASKIMRLKYYWPSM; via the coding sequence ATGCACACAGATGGGGCTTGTGGTCCAGAAGGCGCAAGGGCAGGAATAGTCCTAAAAATTCCAGAAGGAGAAGAATATACCTTCGCTCTGCTCTTTAGCTTCCCTGTAACAAACAATGAAGCTGAGTATGAAGCGTTGTTATCCAGAATGAGGGTAGCAAAATATTTGGAGGTAAAAGAGCTGTCAGTATATGTTGATTCACAGTTAGTTGCAAACCAATTCAATGAGATATTCGAAGCACATGATGAATCAATGCAAAAGTATCTGAAACTTATGCAAGAGCTCGCAGTGGACTTTGATTTGTTCCAGATAACTCAGGTTTCAAGAACATTGAATAAAAAGGCGGATGCACTAATTAAATTAGCCGCCTTAACATTCAgccattttaagaaagaaatttgggtAGAGGAAGTGAAAGTAAAATCTATTGAGACAGACGGTGTATCTGCCGCAGTTGAAAAAGAAGAGCAGAGTTGGATGACACCGATAGTAGAATTTCTGAACAAAGGTACATTGCCGATAGATTCAATAGAAGCAAGAAAGATTAAGATGAAAGCTCCAATGTATTTGTTAGACAAAGGGATTCTATACAGAAAGTCTTTCCTGGGACCACATTTACGGTGTCTTAATCTAACTCAAGCAGAGTCGATCATAAGGGAAGTGCACGAGGGAATGTGCGCATTGCACTCAGGACACAAAACAGTTGCGTCCAAAATAATGCGGCTCAAATACTATTGGCCGTCAATGTAA